Proteins from a genomic interval of Gossypium hirsutum isolate 1008001.06 chromosome A09, Gossypium_hirsutum_v2.1, whole genome shotgun sequence:
- the LOC107935121 gene encoding wall-associated receptor kinase-like 15 isoform X2 encodes MDPTSQPISQKVTKISGTVTPPRSPLPYPFPFHIIPTYTTTQSPPLLLNIMQHPLKHHLTLTLLALILLSHFPPASPVTPCRTVCGTTAINYPFSIDDGCGAPQYRSMLNCTGTELFFMTTSGRYKVQSIDYNKQTMVVYDPAMSTCSILQPHHDFVMTDVESVVIPPSSDTVFALLNYSIDSPVLNRYKNLCFNFSGHSCDELYGGCNAFRVFRSFTNSSPPCCFTGYDTVKYMSMNILDCSHYTSFINVDGLKGIGPADWVYGMKLSYAVPDTGCGRCTRSGGACGYDTETGVMMCLCSTSMNATRECAAGSNGDIGSGQKLALRTKFHAFALVVGAFIYFVIFI; translated from the exons ATGGATCCCACCTCTCAGCCTATTAGTCAAAAAGTCACTAAAATCTCGGGTACTGTAACCCCTCCTCGATCCCCTCTCCCTTACCCATTTCCCTTTCATATCATACCAACATACACAACAACTCAATCACCACCATTGTTGCTAAACATAATGCAGCACCCTCTAAAACACCACCTTACCCTCACCCTTTTAGCATTAATCTTACTTTCTCACTTCCCACCAGCTTCCCCCGTCACCCCATGCCGCACCGTATGTGGCACCACCGCCATAAATTACCCTTTCAGCATCGACGACGGCTGTGGCGCCCCACAATACCGCTCAATGCTGAACTGCACAGGTACCGAACTGTTTTTCATGACCACTTCGGGGCGGTACAAAGTCCAATCAATCGACTACAACAAACAAACCATGGTGGTTTACGACCCTGCCATGTCGACATGTTCCATTCTTCAACCCCACCATGATTTCGTTATGACGGACGTTGAATCCGTCGTGATACCGCCTAGTTCCGACACCGTTTTTGCCCTTCTCAATTATTCTATCGACTCGCCGGTGCTTAACCGGTACAAGAACCTTTGTTTTAACTTCTCAGGGCATTCGTGTGATGAGCTTTACGGTGGGTGTAATGCTTTTAGGGTGTTCCGTTCGTTTACTAATAGTTCGCCGCCTTGTTGTTTCACGGGGTACGATACGGTGAAGTATATGAGCATGAATATATTGGATTGTTCGCATTATACTAGTTTTATTAATGTTGATGGTTTGAAGGGGATTGGACCGGCGGATTGGGTTTACGGGATGAAATTGTCTTACGCCGTGCCGGACACCGGTTGTGGGAGGTGTACTCGGTCCGGCGGTGCTTGTGGTTATGATACCGAGACTGGTGTCATGATGTGCCTTTGCTCTACTTCCATGAATGCTACGAGAGAATGTG CTGCAGGTAGCAATGGAGATATAGGAAGTGGTCAAAAGTTGGCATTGCGGACAAAGTTTCATGCATTTGCCTTGGTGGTGGGTGCATTTATTTACTTTGTAATATTCATATGA
- the LOC107935121 gene encoding wall-associated receptor kinase-like 15 isoform X1, with protein sequence MDPTSQPISQKVTKISGTVTPPRSPLPYPFPFHIIPTYTTTQSPPLLLNIMQHPLKHHLTLTLLALILLSHFPPASPVTPCRTVCGTTAINYPFSIDDGCGAPQYRSMLNCTGTELFFMTTSGRYKVQSIDYNKQTMVVYDPAMSTCSILQPHHDFVMTDVESVVIPPSSDTVFALLNYSIDSPVLNRYKNLCFNFSGHSCDELYGGCNAFRVFRSFTNSSPPCCFTGYDTVKYMSMNILDCSHYTSFINVDGLKGIGPADWVYGMKLSYAVPDTGCGRCTRSGGACGYDTETGVMMCLCSTSMNATRECGSNGDIGSGQKLALRTKFHAFALVVGAFIYFVIFI encoded by the exons ATGGATCCCACCTCTCAGCCTATTAGTCAAAAAGTCACTAAAATCTCGGGTACTGTAACCCCTCCTCGATCCCCTCTCCCTTACCCATTTCCCTTTCATATCATACCAACATACACAACAACTCAATCACCACCATTGTTGCTAAACATAATGCAGCACCCTCTAAAACACCACCTTACCCTCACCCTTTTAGCATTAATCTTACTTTCTCACTTCCCACCAGCTTCCCCCGTCACCCCATGCCGCACCGTATGTGGCACCACCGCCATAAATTACCCTTTCAGCATCGACGACGGCTGTGGCGCCCCACAATACCGCTCAATGCTGAACTGCACAGGTACCGAACTGTTTTTCATGACCACTTCGGGGCGGTACAAAGTCCAATCAATCGACTACAACAAACAAACCATGGTGGTTTACGACCCTGCCATGTCGACATGTTCCATTCTTCAACCCCACCATGATTTCGTTATGACGGACGTTGAATCCGTCGTGATACCGCCTAGTTCCGACACCGTTTTTGCCCTTCTCAATTATTCTATCGACTCGCCGGTGCTTAACCGGTACAAGAACCTTTGTTTTAACTTCTCAGGGCATTCGTGTGATGAGCTTTACGGTGGGTGTAATGCTTTTAGGGTGTTCCGTTCGTTTACTAATAGTTCGCCGCCTTGTTGTTTCACGGGGTACGATACGGTGAAGTATATGAGCATGAATATATTGGATTGTTCGCATTATACTAGTTTTATTAATGTTGATGGTTTGAAGGGGATTGGACCGGCGGATTGGGTTTACGGGATGAAATTGTCTTACGCCGTGCCGGACACCGGTTGTGGGAGGTGTACTCGGTCCGGCGGTGCTTGTGGTTATGATACCGAGACTGGTGTCATGATGTGCCTTTGCTCTACTTCCATGAATGCTACGAGAGAATGTG GTAGCAATGGAGATATAGGAAGTGGTCAAAAGTTGGCATTGCGGACAAAGTTTCATGCATTTGCCTTGGTGGTGGGTGCATTTATTTACTTTGTAATATTCATATGA